Genomic window (Amaranthus tricolor cultivar Red isolate AtriRed21 chromosome 7, ASM2621246v1, whole genome shotgun sequence):
TCAATTACTAAGCCGTGATACTATCAACTGCTCCACTCGAAAGATCAATATTTTAACGTTTGACTAGCCAAAAATAAACCCAACAAAAACCATCTAGAACGACACATCTTGCCAACTCTCCCCTTCAACACATTCCCACATATCTCTGAAAAAATCTATTTCATATGCCTTTCATTGACAAAGCTAGAACCAGAAATCTAAAATATACAATCCACAGCTATCATTTCCCATACAAAATATTGCATGAATTTTCCAACAATAACTCTACAAGATCCAAACATGCAAACTGATGACGATTCACTAAATTTAATGGTAGTAAAATGGGAAGAAGAAAATAACGTACTAATCGATTGGTAGAGTGCGCTCCAACAGAAGATTGTCCATTTGACTCAGTAGGTGGAGTTGTAGTATTACTTCCTATTTTTGATAGATCTGGAAGCACAATATTGACCTCGGGATTGACTTCAAGTAGTTTCTGTAGTTGGGGATTAGCTTGAAGTACTTGATCCATAACTTGTGATTGCATGTTGTGTAAGAACTCGGGAGGAAATATGTAGCTCGAGTTAGTGCTCACTTTCCTTAGAGAAGTTTTTGTCACACCTTTTCCATACATTCGTACACGTCCACTATGCTCTGGTTTATTTATCACTTCACTATAAGCATCTTTGTAGTTTGAACCTTGATGTTCTTGCGACtctattgctttcattttctcctATTAACATTTTAAAACACAAGTGTACGCAAATTAAGTCAAAAATACACTGTAAAACTCGAGCCATGATATCATGGCTTTCGTACACAAATAAAAAGGGAAAATATGTACGGGAACatacaatattttgttttgcaaCATCGAAGCTTGTTTTGTATGACTTTCCTGGCTTTCTTTTTCGAGAAGAGATGTAGACTTTTGCATTTGAAGGTTCTTCCTTATTTGGATCTTGTTGTttctattcaaaataatttcattagttaaggttattttgtataaatagataaaaaactgaaaaaataattaccaattCTTCACGCAACATTGCGTACGATGTAGGACCCATAGTGTGAAAATCATCGGCCACTTGTCGATTAGATTTATTCTTCTTACTTTCATTCTATTGGATGCAAAAGAAAAGACAGCCATGTAATCTGTTCCACAGAACCATAATACATGACGTTTCCCACTGAAGGATTTTTATCCTTACTACTAGCAAAACTATGTGTTAACGCCGTTAAAGTTACTCCACTATTTTGTGTGGCATAATTTGCCTCTCGTTTCATAGTATAAAACCTGTAACCATTGACATAGTACCCACTATACATTTTTGCTTTAGAAGAGGGTCCTTTTGATAGCCACCTGACATGGTCTAAGACAGGTTGACCTTCATCAACCTTCAATGTGATTGCCACTTTAAACCAATCTTTGAAATCCTTGCAATGACTTTGAGCCGTATCCCATTTTCTCTTTCGATGAGTCTCTACTGTTGCTTTGTGCTGACTATGATAGAAGAATAGAAAACGTTAAACAATAAACGAgagataaaaaatgaataataaatcttAGCTTAAAGGTTTACTAGTCATACTTAATGTATCTCTCAACTTCTTCACAATTGCAATTGAACAAGACATATTGGTGCACTTGACTCCATGTGATTTGATCGATGACAAACCCAACCTGTTTCTTCTTTGATGTTTTTCCTCTTCCCCTGATAGGATGTCCAAGCTTTGGAAGAAATTGTTGTGAAATAGAAGGCTCACTGACGTGTGCACTTGGACCTTTTGACATAATTAGATATCGAGCAACAAATCTAGCACATTCCTTGGCCAAGAAGCCTTCAGCCATTGAAGCCTCCGGACGACCCTTATTCCGAACATCTGACTTCAATTCCCGAAGATATCTCTCAATTTCATACATGCACCTTAATGCAACAGGTCCACCAAGCTTAATTTGTTCTACTAAGTGAACCGGCAAATGAACCATGACATCAAAAAAAGCTGGTGGAAAAATCCCCTCAAATTGACATAAAGTTTCAACTATCTCAGAATGAAGTTTATTAAGATCTTGAGGGTTAATTGTTTTTTTCCATATACCCTTGAAAAAATTAGAAAGCCTTATCAAAGGCGTTgcaacctctttatttaaggtAATGCTTGCGGCAATTGGGAGCAAGTAATGCATCATAAAATGTGCATCATGACTCTTGTATCCTGTGATTTTTCGTTCATTTACTTGCACACAACGAGCAATGTTTGAGGCATAACCTTGTGGTAGCTTTGCATTTTTTATGGTTTGACAAAACAATCGTCTTTCATTGGCATTCATCCAAAACCTTGATGTTGGAACCTCTTTAGTTCCATCTTCTAACTCTTTAATCTCCAACTCAGGAACCCAACGTAGGTCTTTCTTTTCTCGGAGGTCTTTTAGGTCTTGACGAGCAGCTAAATTATCTTTTGTCTTCCCAGGAATGGCTAACAATGTCGCAACAATATTATCAAACACATTCTTTTCTATGTGCATGACGTCCAAATTATGGGGATTAGAACAATGTTTCCAATAAGGCAACTTAAAAAGTATGGACATCTTTCTCCACGGATTAGGATCATCCTCTGCTTGTTTCATCTTAGGTTGCTTTTTTCCATAATGATTTGGAAAATCACAAAGCAATTCCTCAATCTCAATTCCCGTCAAAGGCACGGGTGCAATTCGTTCATCAATTTTTCCATTGaagtttcttttattaaaaCACCACGGGTGATTAGTATCCAAAAATTTGCGATGACACATGTAGCAATACTTGTGGCTATATGGTAACCACACTGAATCAATTTCATAATGACAATATGGGCAAGCTGTTTTACCTTTTGTGCTCCAACCAGATATCATTGCATAAGCAGGAAAATCGCTAATAGTAGACGCCAAAGCTACTTGCATGTCAAACCTTGTATTTGTTGACGCATCATATGTTTCTAGGCCAAACTCTCACAAATCATTAAGATCTTTAATAAGTGGTTGCAAGTAGATATCAATATCTTTTCCAGGAGACAATGGGCCGGGAATAAGTAATGACAAAATAAGAAACTCTGACTTTGTGGCCAACCATGGAGGCAAGTTATAGTTGACATCATTGAATTAAATGGATTAAACCCATCTGTGGCTAATGCAAGCCTCACATTACGaggatcttgagcaaatttTGGACACAATTTGTCAAAGTTCTTCCAAGCTTCACCGTCCACCGGATTTTGCAAAAGTCCAAGTCCGTCTTTCCCTCGACCATTTGCATGCCATTTCATGTAATTAGCAGTTTCGGCACACATATATAACCTTTGCAACCTTTTCTTAAGTGGAAAGTATCTTAGAATTTTTGCTGGAATTTTATGTGCCTTTTCTGAGGTATATTCAGTGTGATCATTTTCCTTCGATTTCCACCTTGAGGCCCCACAAACATGACAACTTGTTGCAGTTGCATGCTCCTCCCAATATAGCATGCAGTCATTAGGGCACGCAtcgatttttttataatctaaaCCTAAAACTTTCAACACTTTTTTTGCCTCATTCAACGATGTTGGCAATACAGAATCATCGGGTAGAACTTCCTTAAACAATGCTAGCAAAGCAGAAAATGCAACATTACTCAACTTATGATCACACTTGTATATATAAAGGCGAATTGTAAACGCAAGTCTAGAGAATTTTTTGCAACCAGGATATAATTCTTGTTGGCCTTCTTCTATTAGACTAAGAAACTTCTTTGCCTCATCATTTGGCCCTTCTCTCAGAGTAACGTTAAACATTTCTTGTATACCATCATTCATGTTCAATGGTTCATCATGTGCCTCTAATTCTGTTTCATCACCCATCTTCCCAAACCCAGAAAATTCATCACTTCTTGGTACAAAACCATTGCAAATGATATGATCTTTCACGTCATTCCGACCATACCCATATCGATGATAACACATACAACATGGGAAACTAATTTGATTTCCTTGGGACCTTGTAGCAAAAGCTTTTTCAATGTATTCATCCACTCCTTTTTGATAATCATAACTCCATCTAGGAAATTCCCACCACTTATCCATTTCCTAAAAGTAAGTATTATAAGATTTTATAGTAAAGGCAAAAACACTAgatcaattaacaattaatcaacTTGTATCAAGAAATCAGAGAACACCTTCAAACTTACAAATTGCTACCTAAACAACAAGTACTTACCCAAACTTACCCAAACAACAAGTACTTACAAATTGCTACCTTCAAACTTACCCAGAGGCCAGATATAATAACCAGGTTGGCCGTGATGTATTTCTTGTACATCCAATTTACGCCTTGGGTAAGTGCTCGATTGTGTTCAGAATTCAGGATTTTTAGACtggttgtttttttttaagcTATCATGTTTTAATGAAAAGCTGTAGGCCCTGGTGGATGCAAGCAAGTAAGCATTGAATTCAGTTTTGTGTTGATCCACTGGTTTCCTTTGGAGTGAATGACTTATTGTTCATAGACTAACTACTGCATACTGATTAAGGTGAGTTTTCTATCTTTTTTGGTTTAGAAAGCTCTCTTTTCTGAATTTTAATGTATAGTTCTGTTCCAATTTAGTTTGTTCTCGAACATGAATAAAATTGTTCTCGAACTTGTATCGATACATGAATAAAATCTGTTCTAATTCTGGAAATACAACCAAACTTACAAATACAACCAAACTTACAAATGAACACTGATTCAATCAACATAACCACTGATTCAACCAAACTTACAAATTCTGGAAATGATACATGGGCAATCTAAATAACCACTgattcaatcaaaaaaaaaatcccgCAGTATATTAACAAAACCAACGAAATCCTCAAAGTTAGAAACAATAAAAAGATCAGGTATAACAAGATCAAGCAAAATTAAGAACTGCAATGAATGAAAACGCAAATTTTAGTACCTTTATTTTGAGGGTGTAACGGATTTAGTTGACAAGAATCCAACGAACAGCAGTAGCGATGCGAACAACCTCCAGGACGGACAAGAACAGAGCAGCAATTGATCGAATTTCAGTTTCAATTTCAGTTTCAATTGATCGAGATTCAGCAACCAACGAACACTAATCGAAATTCGcaaagaagaatgaagaaaTCAAATTCAGTTTCAGAGGAAATTCGCAAAGAATGAAATTCAGCAATCGATGTCGTTTCAGAGGATATCAAATTGGCAATGAGGAAATTCGCAAAAAATGAAGATTAGGGTTTTGTGATATCAAATTCAGAGGAAGTGAAGGTGCGAGTGGGAAAGTTGAATGtaaatgaaatttttatttttcatttcccGGCAAACATACTGCGCGTGCCCTAATATAATTTCATCAATTGaggtctattgcgacggtttatACACAACCGTAGTAATAGGTATCCGTCCCATAGCAATAAGtggtctattgcgacggtttaaAAATAACCATAGCAATAGGGTCCTAACTGTCGCAATAGAGTATCTATTGCTACGGTTGATAACTAACCGTCGCAATAGAGCGTCGCTCTCGTTAATGTAGTagtgagaaatatttataatattattattttgatgaaagttatattattattttaataatgattgtaaatgcgattgaatttgggaggaaaatattatgatattaatattgcaattgaatattattgagatttattgggaaaatttataatcataaaataaaatatataatgtatttttgattaatgtttGTGTGCACgtgactaattattaaaatatattaaatcacgtaaagtgtaacacgagggaaatgaagctcttatatttgttgtgatccaagtataagggtgatgaacaggttgtcctgtttggttagtatagctaccgacaggtattattatttctgatacttgatacgatgtttggttttccttatatttgttgtgatccaagtagaaggggtgtgcacactaaggttccctgagactactctgctggccttgaattatttggagtgacgacctcttgatgaagtaggtataggggtaaagcctcggcctactagcgttctcgttccctcaaattaaaaattgattatgtgtttgtcattattaaatatcaaattaataaattgatttatgtgatattatatatattgttttcacaaattgtttttcttaaactcaactatatattattttccaaaattattttcaactcaaattatgttttattttcttaaactattttcatacttaattgttttacgggatggagttggaattactcaattttctgattttgggagttttttttccttgtttttcttgcattcttatgttgcaggttattgattgcgtgggaatcgtggagtgaggatcacttaaaaaaatagtttttattcgagtcgtatttcagtttaaattttaccttaagttgtttaaattttatatggacatagattgcgtttcagtcttttcctatgttgtaagaccctttgttggatttaaaattattaagttatttcttagtcgttaagccttacatttattttattagaaatagatgtggcagtaatactcccatgagtaggttttggttaaaggtgttttcaaaagttcgacctattttaagggtgttacaataatatcaaattataatGCCAAACTTTGGCATTTGAGACTTTGTCATATGAGTGAGCATGGGAAGAATGAGTAGAGTTAACAAGAAGTGCTTGCAAGAAGAGGCTTGTACATCGAATAATGATTTATATCAGTTTTGGATTTTAGATATCTGATCTGATTTACATGGGAAGAATGGATATAAGTAAGTGACTTGAAGCCATGAGACAAGAGATGAAATCTCTTAATAGGAATTAGGAATCACATTCAGTCTTCTGTGTAAGCGTCCAAGTATAAGCGGGATGTGGGGTGCAAAGGGGTTTCGTAAAGAAAGAATGATCAACAAGTGATGTTGGCCCCATCTACAAAGCTAGAGTAGTTGCAAAAGGTTACTCCCAAGTTGAAGGTATTGTCTTCTATGAGATATACTCTTTGGTGGTAAAGCCTACTTTTATTAGTGCCCTACCTTTTTTTTTGTGGTGACAGAGGACTTAGAGTTACATGAATTGGAGATGAAAACAATATTTCTCCACGGTGATTTAGACGAGGAGATCTACATGAGTTAACCCAAAGGTTTTGAGGTAGTGGGAAAGGAGGATCATGTGTATCGCTCGGATAAATagctatatggcttgaagcatcTCCAAGACAATGATTAAAAGTTTTGATTCCTTCATGTTATCATATAGTTTTTGCACCTAGTTCATATGATGGTTGCATCTATTTGAGGAGCACTAGAGCGGGGTCTTTGATTTAAATTGTGTTATATGTAGATAAAATGCTAGTGGCTTGTTCTAGTTTGGTTGAGTTGGATCTTTTAAAGAAGCTATTATCCAGTGAGTTTGACATGAAGGATCTAGGAGATGTAAAGAAAGTACATTGTAAAAAGATTTTTTGGGATAGGAGCAATGAATTCTTATATCTTAGTCAAAAGAGGTACATTGAGAAGGCACTTAAGAGGTTTCTTATGGACAACTTCAAGATTATTTCCATTCCTCATGGTTCTCACTTCTTGATTTCGAGGGATCATTGTCCACAAACAAAGCAAAAAGATGATGATACGAGATACATTCTACACA
Coding sequences:
- the LOC130818496 gene encoding uncharacterized protein LOC130818496 — its product is MDKWWEFPRWSYDYQKGVDEYIEKAFATRSQGNQISFPCCMCYHRYGYGRNDVKDHIICNGFVPRSDEFSGFGKMGDETELEAHDEPLNMNDGIQEMFNVTLREGPNDEAKKFLSLIEEGQQELYPGCKKFSRLAFTIRLYIYKCDHKLSNVAFSALLALFKEVLPDDSVLPTSLNEAKKVLKVLGLDYKKIDACPNDCMLYWEEHATATSCHVCGASRWKSKENDHTEYTSEKAHKIPAKILRYFPLKKRLQRLYMCAETANYMKWHANGRGKDGLGLLQNPVDGEAWKNFDKLCPKFAQDPRNVRLALATDGFNPFNSMMSTITCLHGWPQKTYDASTNTRFDMQVALASTISDFPAYAMISGWSTKGKTACPYCHYEIDSVWLPYSHKYCYMCHRKFLDTNHPWCFNKRNFNGKIDERIAPVPLTGIEIEELLCDFPNHYGKKQPKMKQAEDDPNPWRKMSILFKLPYWKHCSNPHNLDVMHIEKNVFDNIVATLLAIPGKTKDNLAARQDLKDLREKKDLRWVPELEIKELEDGTKEVPTSRFWMNANERRLFCQTIKNAKLPQGYASNIARCVQVNERKITGYKSHDAHFMMHYLLPIAASITLNKEVATPLIRLSNFFKGIWKKTINPQDLNKLHSEIVETLCQFEGIFPPAFFDVMVHLPVHLVEQIKLGGPVALRCMYEIERYLRELKSDVRNKGRPEASMAEGFLAKECARFVARYLIMSKGPSAHVSEPSISQQFLPKLGHPIRGRGKTSKKKQVGFVIDQITWSQVHQYVLFNCNCEEVERYINQHKATVETHRKRKWDTAQSHCKDFKDWFKVAITLKVDEGQPVLDHVRWLSKGPSSKAKMYSGYYVNGYRFYTMKREANYATQNSGVTLTALTHSFASSKDKNPSVGNVMYYGSVEQITWLSFLLHPIE